A stretch of Natator depressus isolate rNatDep1 chromosome 2, rNatDep2.hap1, whole genome shotgun sequence DNA encodes these proteins:
- the LOC141981774 gene encoding uncharacterized protein LOC141981774 isoform X2, translating into MKDRGHNRDPKQCRVKLKELRQAYQKTREANSCSGSEPQTCRFYDELHAILGGSATTTPAVLFDSFNGDGGNTEAGFGDEEDDDDDEVVDSSQQASGETGFPDSQELFLTLDLEPVPPELTQGCLLDPAGGEGTSAACVSMITGSSPSQRLV; encoded by the exons atgaaggacagaggccataacagggacccgaagcagtgccgcgtgaaacttaaggagctgaggcaagcctaccagaaaaccagagaggcgaacagctgctccgggtcagagccccaaacatgccgcttctatgatgagctgcatgccattttagggggttcagccaccactaccccagctgtgttgtttgactccttcaatggagatggaggcaacacagaagcaggttttggggacgaagaagatgatgatgatgatgaggttgtagatagctcacagcaagcaagcggagaaaccggttttcccgatagccaggaactgtttctcaccctggacctggagccagtaccccccgaactcacccaaggctgcctcctggacccagcaggcggagaagggacctccg ctgcatgtgtttcaatgatcacaggatcttctccttcccagaggctagtgtag
- the LOC141981774 gene encoding myb/SANT-like DNA-binding domain-containing protein 7 isoform X1 codes for MQSSSAEVTMMESQNRKRAPAWTEREVRDLIAVWGEESVLSELRSSFQNAKTFVKISQGMKDRGHNRDPKQCRVKLKELRQAYQKTREANSCSGSEPQTCRFYDELHAILGGSATTTPAVLFDSFNGDGGNTEAGFGDEEDDDDDEVVDSSQQASGETGFPDSQELFLTLDLEPVPPELTQGCLLDPAGGEGTSAACVSMITGSSPSQRLV; via the exons atgcagagctcatcagcagaggtgaccatgatggagtcccagaatcgcaaaagagctccagcatggactgaacgggaggtacgggatctgatcgctgtatggggagaggaatccgtgctatcagaactccgttccagttttcaaaatgccaaaacctttgttaaaatctcccagggcatgaaggacagaggccataacagggacccgaagcagtgccgcgtgaaacttaaggagctgaggcaagcctaccagaaaaccagagaggcgaacagctgctccgggtcagagccccaaacatgccgcttctatgatgagctgcatgccattttagggggttcagccaccactaccccagctgtgttgtttgactccttcaatggagatggaggcaacacagaagcaggttttggggacgaagaagatgatgatgatgatgaggttgtagatagctcacagcaagcaagcggagaaaccggttttcccgatagccaggaactgtttctcaccctggacctggagccagtaccccccgaactcacccaaggctgcctcctggacccagcaggcggagaagggacctccg ctgcatgtgtttcaatgatcacaggatcttctccttcccagaggctagtgtag